One window from the genome of Candidatus Leptovillus gracilis encodes:
- a CDS encoding FHA domain-containing protein, whose amino-acid sequence MFCSECGRFLLEDDRKATDVLPFSDYYSHRPPPPPTEDFQLETGADHKKITFVIPHSRNRHVMELVGQIRIGRGSTDTDDTPELDLAEENGAELGVSRLHATIQWSNHGLVLIDLESTNGTLLNNHRLPAKRPYPLRSGDEIRFGDLLIHIFFDA is encoded by the coding sequence TTGTTTTGCAGTGAATGCGGCCGTTTTTTGTTGGAAGATGACCGTAAAGCCACCGATGTTTTACCATTTTCTGATTACTACAGCCACCGGCCACCGCCACCACCCACCGAAGATTTTCAGTTGGAGACGGGCGCAGACCACAAAAAAATCACCTTTGTCATTCCCCACAGCCGCAACCGGCATGTCATGGAACTGGTCGGCCAAATTCGCATCGGGCGGGGCAGCACAGACACAGACGACACCCCAGAATTGGACCTGGCGGAAGAAAATGGGGCCGAGTTGGGCGTCTCCCGGCTGCACGCTACCATTCAATGGTCTAATCATGGCCTGGTGCTGATTGACCTGGAGAGTACCAACGGAACCTTATTAAATAACCATCGGCTGCCAGCGAAACGGCCGTATCCCCTCCGCAGCGGCGATGAAATTCGTTTTGGCGATTTACTCATACACATATTTTTTGATGCGTGA
- a CDS encoding VWA domain-containing protein produces the protein MSGESTYYSTLGLTPGASPEAVRDAFATLVAQFPHDATHSPQYQQLLQAYEVLNDPSRRATYDSLIQDISPARLVVTAQVSRSKIPIANAPQIFYLLVEVNPPQQTARSRRPLNLCLVLDRSTSMQGQRLDFLKAAVELVIEKLAPEDVISLVSFSDRADVIQPPTHATHKNAIIAHIRSIRASGGTEMYQGLSTGIEQLQKTTLNQYNNQLILLTDGHTYGDAQECIDLCAKAATQQIGVTAFGIGNEWNDAFLDRLVTFSGGQSAFVEEPTQIITHLQQRIQGLGLIHARNLRLKKELPPQLTWQYGFKLLPFAQPLDASSPEIKLGNIEGKGALSFLLELALQPQQHEARIVIPLEISADIPEHNAKDQTFKSQVQITVTANPLEAPPPKDLVKAVRMLNMYRMNEKVWEEIQAGNVGIAATRLRHLTTRLLEAGEIKLAQQAHAETERLTTIGALSAEGWKRLKYGTRALIGETVKIDTDDTL, from the coding sequence ATGAGCGGCGAATCCACCTATTATTCCACGTTAGGGCTGACACCCGGGGCTTCGCCAGAAGCGGTGCGGGATGCGTTTGCCACCCTGGTTGCCCAATTCCCTCACGACGCCACCCATTCGCCACAGTATCAACAGCTGCTCCAGGCGTATGAAGTCTTAAACGACCCAAGCCGGCGAGCGACCTATGATTCTTTGATCCAAGATATATCACCGGCGCGGTTGGTGGTTACGGCCCAGGTCAGCCGGTCTAAAATTCCCATCGCCAACGCGCCACAAATTTTTTACCTGCTGGTAGAGGTGAACCCACCACAGCAAACGGCAAGATCGCGACGGCCGTTAAATTTGTGCCTGGTTTTAGACCGCAGCACCTCCATGCAAGGCCAGCGACTAGATTTCCTGAAAGCGGCCGTCGAACTGGTCATCGAAAAACTGGCCCCAGAAGATGTCATCTCCCTCGTTTCCTTCAGCGACCGGGCCGACGTAATACAGCCACCCACCCACGCCACTCACAAAAACGCGATCATTGCCCACATACGCAGCATTCGCGCTTCTGGCGGCACCGAAATGTACCAGGGCTTGTCAACCGGCATTGAACAACTTCAGAAAACCACGCTAAACCAATACAACAACCAACTCATCTTGCTAACAGACGGCCACACCTATGGCGACGCCCAAGAATGTATAGATTTATGCGCCAAAGCCGCCACACAGCAGATTGGCGTCACCGCCTTTGGCATTGGCAATGAATGGAACGACGCTTTTCTAGACCGCCTGGTGACGTTCTCCGGCGGACAATCGGCCTTTGTCGAAGAACCCACCCAGATCATCACCCATTTGCAGCAGCGTATTCAGGGCCTCGGACTCATTCATGCCCGCAATCTGCGCCTGAAAAAAGAGCTGCCACCACAACTTACCTGGCAATATGGCTTCAAACTGCTGCCTTTTGCCCAACCATTAGACGCCAGCAGCCCAGAGATTAAACTGGGCAATATTGAAGGCAAAGGCGCGCTGTCTTTTTTGTTGGAACTGGCGCTGCAACCGCAGCAGCACGAAGCGCGCATCGTTATTCCCCTGGAAATAAGCGCCGACATCCCGGAGCACAACGCCAAAGACCAGACATTCAAAAGCCAGGTGCAAATAACCGTAACCGCCAATCCACTGGAAGCGCCGCCGCCAAAAGACCTGGTGAAAGCGGTCCGCATGTTAAACATGTATCGGATGAACGAAAAAGTATGGGAAGAAATTCAAGCGGGTAACGTAGGCATAGCCGCAACGCGCTTGCGCCATCTGACCACCCGGTTGTTGGAGGCGGGGGAGATTAAACTCGCCCAACAGGCGCACGCCGAAACCGAACGCCTGACGACCATCGGCGCATTGTCGGCGGAGGGTTGGAAGCGGCTAAAATATGGGACCCGCGCCTTGATTGGTGAAACCGTAAAAATAGATACCGATGATACGTTGTAA
- a CDS encoding serine/threonine-protein phosphatase, whose protein sequence is MNMITDLDEPEEENADKTPDSMPDKETDLTAESSQEDDEETEIVIPETTPLTKNPFLDVGGIEPAKTRPIISKVTEPLLDDEPHMRVAKRCHVGARRDRNEDSSLTLVSEIGGHFAVLPFGLYIVADGMGGHSDGHVASKIASRTAAAHIINHIYLPLLQADDKGFKTPIQEVLEQAVQKANRAVFEHDPEMDSGTTLTVALVLGRRLHVAHVGDSRLYLWSNGKFDPITNDHSLVQRLQDVGQLTAEEATFYRYGHILLRAVGQADEVEVDTYMRLLPKSGKLLMCSDGLSGFVSEGEIRDILEREISLEEMADALFRAAMDAGGFDNITAVLVDFDL, encoded by the coding sequence ATGAATATGATTACGGATTTGGACGAACCCGAAGAAGAGAACGCAGACAAAACCCCAGACAGTATGCCTGATAAGGAAACCGATCTGACGGCCGAATCCTCCCAGGAAGACGACGAAGAAACAGAAATCGTTATTCCAGAAACAACGCCACTGACGAAAAATCCCTTTTTAGATGTGGGTGGTATAGAACCGGCCAAAACGCGCCCCATTATTAGCAAGGTAACAGAGCCTCTGCTGGACGACGAACCGCATATGCGGGTGGCGAAACGCTGCCACGTGGGAGCCAGGCGAGACCGCAACGAAGATTCCAGCCTGACTCTGGTGTCGGAAATCGGTGGGCATTTTGCCGTTTTGCCCTTTGGTTTGTATATCGTCGCTGATGGCATGGGTGGGCATTCAGACGGGCATGTTGCCAGCAAGATTGCTTCACGCACAGCGGCCGCGCATATTATCAACCATATTTACCTGCCTTTGCTGCAAGCTGACGACAAAGGCTTTAAGACGCCCATCCAGGAAGTGCTGGAGCAGGCCGTGCAAAAGGCGAACCGGGCAGTATTTGAGCATGATCCAGAAATGGACAGTGGCACAACGTTGACAGTAGCCCTGGTATTGGGGCGGCGGCTGCACGTGGCCCATGTGGGTGACAGCCGCCTGTACTTATGGTCCAATGGCAAGTTCGATCCGATTACCAACGATCATTCTTTGGTGCAGCGGCTGCAAGATGTGGGGCAGCTAACGGCCGAAGAAGCGACGTTTTATCGTTATGGGCACATTTTACTGCGGGCTGTGGGCCAGGCAGATGAAGTGGAAGTAGATACATACATGCGACTGCTGCCAAAATCTGGTAAGCTGTTGATGTGCAGCGATGGTTTGTCTGGTTTTGTTTCGGAAGGGGAGATCCGCGATATTTTGGAACGAGAGATAAGTCTGGAAGAGATGGCCGACGCATTGTTCCGGGCCGCGATGGATGCCGGCGGGTTCGACAATATAACGGCCGTTCTAGTTGACTTCGATCTATAA